From a single Dysidea avara chromosome 14, odDysAvar1.4, whole genome shotgun sequence genomic region:
- the LOC136244373 gene encoding uncharacterized protein isoform X2: MARSVAFGPFTSSCVQEPTHNPLIAASHSEVHNAISNIMKDPLFSIPTAEARECLEAVRCLVVFFVQPIEPAKGFCRWLVTSLMAIVDKSKHATTRVDKEKLWIGYHQLTSSLPFNDKWKRFLMQVKVQATPLLYQHITDQVFESIIKRSFTVPVTEPTDDDNASELTHQDENVIRYVGGYVIHHLKKDRNNATLVPILEKLVDKQGQSGFDPTRMWINVLNREMATRKYLRADKTRDMNETFKKKIATSILSDEDLLFDWQLAVGLVDQSKSDKCLTKIIDKWIVIRGFSFAKSMMEMYKQSSKKGTDKSKPLRSKLFTDEM, from the exons ATGGCACGTTCTGTGGCGTTTGGCCCCTTTACCAGTTCGTGTGTACAGGAGCCGACACA taaCCCCTTGATTGCTGCCAGTCACAGTGAAGTGCACAATGCTATTTCCAATATTATGAAAGACCCATTATTTTCCATACCAACTGCTGAAGCACGGGAATGTCTTGAAGCTGTGAGGTGTCTGGTGGTGTTTTTTGTTCAGCCAATTGAGCCTGCCAAAGGCTTTTGTCGGTGGTTAGTCACTTCCTTGATGGCAATTGTGGACAAGAGCAAGCATGCTACTACCAGAGTAGACAAAGAAAAGTTGTGGATTGGATATCATCAGCTTACAAGCTCACTCCCATTCAATGACAAATGGAAGCGTTTTTTAATGCAAGTTAAGGTGCAGGCCACACCTCTTttgtaccaacatattacgGATCAAGTTTTTGAATCTATCATAAAGAGATCTTTCACCGTACCAGTCACAGAGCCGACTGATGATGATAATGCAAGTGAGCTCACTCACCAAGATGAAAATGTTATACGTTATGTTGGTGGATACGTCATACATCACCTGAAGAAGGACCGCAATAATGCCACCCTTGTTCCCATACTTGAGAAGTTAGTTGACAAGCAGGGGCAATCTGGATTTGACCCTACACGAATGTGGATCAATGTTCTTAACCGAG AAATGGCTACTAGAAAATACCTTCGAGCTGACAAAACTAGAGATATgaatgaaacatttaagaagAAGATCGCAACTTCTATTTTAAGTGATGAGGACCTACTGTTTGACTGGCAATTGGCTGTGGGATTGGTTGACCAAAGTAAATCTGACAAATGCCTAACTAAGATCATTGACAAATGGATCGTGATCCGCGGATTCTCTTTCGCTAAGTCAATGATGGAGATGTACAAACAGTCATCAAAAAAGGGAACAGACAAATCTAAACCTTTGCGAAGTAAACTTTTTACAGATGAGATGTAA
- the LOC136244373 gene encoding uncharacterized protein isoform X1, which translates to MARSVAFGPFTSSCVQEPTHNPLIAASHSEVHNAISNIMKDPLFSIPTAEARECLEAVRCLVVFFVQPIEPAKGFCRWLVTSLMAIVDKSKHATTRVDKEKLWIGYHQLTSSLPFNDKWKRFLMQVKVQATPLLYQHITDQVFESIIKRSFTVPVTEPTDDDNASELTHQDENVIRYVGGYVIHHLKKDRNNATLVPILEKLVDKQGQSGFDPTRMWINVLNRGGLTRITDLAYQCFCDIEMATRKYLRADKTRDMNETFKKKIATSILSDEDLLFDWQLAVGLVDQSKSDKCLTKIIDKWIVIRGFSFAKSMMEMYKQSSKKGTDKSKPLRSKLFTDEM; encoded by the exons ATGGCACGTTCTGTGGCGTTTGGCCCCTTTACCAGTTCGTGTGTACAGGAGCCGACACA taaCCCCTTGATTGCTGCCAGTCACAGTGAAGTGCACAATGCTATTTCCAATATTATGAAAGACCCATTATTTTCCATACCAACTGCTGAAGCACGGGAATGTCTTGAAGCTGTGAGGTGTCTGGTGGTGTTTTTTGTTCAGCCAATTGAGCCTGCCAAAGGCTTTTGTCGGTGGTTAGTCACTTCCTTGATGGCAATTGTGGACAAGAGCAAGCATGCTACTACCAGAGTAGACAAAGAAAAGTTGTGGATTGGATATCATCAGCTTACAAGCTCACTCCCATTCAATGACAAATGGAAGCGTTTTTTAATGCAAGTTAAGGTGCAGGCCACACCTCTTttgtaccaacatattacgGATCAAGTTTTTGAATCTATCATAAAGAGATCTTTCACCGTACCAGTCACAGAGCCGACTGATGATGATAATGCAAGTGAGCTCACTCACCAAGATGAAAATGTTATACGTTATGTTGGTGGATACGTCATACATCACCTGAAGAAGGACCGCAATAATGCCACCCTTGTTCCCATACTTGAGAAGTTAGTTGACAAGCAGGGGCAATCTGGATTTGACCCTACACGAATGTGGATCAATGTTCTTAACCGAGGTGGGCTTACAAGGATTACTGATCTAGCATATCAATGTTTTTGTGACATAGAAATGGCTACTAGAAAATACCTTCGAGCTGACAAAACTAGAGATATgaatgaaacatttaagaagAAGATCGCAACTTCTATTTTAAGTGATGAGGACCTACTGTTTGACTGGCAATTGGCTGTGGGATTGGTTGACCAAAGTAAATCTGACAAATGCCTAACTAAGATCATTGACAAATGGATCGTGATCCGCGGATTCTCTTTCGCTAAGTCAATGATGGAGATGTACAAACAGTCATCAAAAAAGGGAACAGACAAATCTAAACCTTTGCGAAGTAAACTTTTTACAGATGAGATGTAA